The Mangifera indica cultivar Alphonso unplaced genomic scaffold, CATAS_Mindica_2.1 Un_0027, whole genome shotgun sequence DNA segment TTTTGCATATATAagggttggtttttttttttaataactatttttttgaGTGAcgcatatatttgttttttatatttagtttacttttttttaattaaatgacaaTCCTTTATTTTTTTCGATTAAACccttatcaaataattttctttgatcATCCTAATAGTTAGGGTCTAATATAAGATATGTAGTGGATATAATTAAGTTTTGGTGGattactctttttattttatatccttATTTCGGAGAATTCTTAATCTAAAATCTATTTtacttttcagtttttttttttatttacccTTAATTACAGTCTAATAaggatttttgtgttttaagCAATATAATATGCTTGGCTGTCATAATGTtcacttcttttaattttgaaggatGTCTCTTTTTGTAACAAGTACACTTCGATTATGTTTGTCATCAGTCGTGCAATTAGATTTCGCGCTTCTGTCTTTTTTAAGGATATCTGCGAAAATTACACTTCACAGGCCGCACACCAATTGCTCGACCAAATCCCCGTTAGAAGTAATGTGCAGCCGTGTGATTCATTGCCTAAAATGAGTGCCCCTGAAGCATTGGAGTCCTTTCGTCGAATTATAAGCTCCGGAGCAAAGCCTACGAGGTTCCTTCTTTGTACGGCTCTTAATTCTTGTGCAAAAACATTGAGCTGGCAATTGGGGTTGCAAATTCATGTGTATATGATTAAGTATGGGtatgaagaaaatttaattttgagcaGTGCACTTGTCGATTTATATGCCAAGTGTGGTGCCATGTTGGATGcaagaagtgtttttgatggcATGAAAAGGCATGATCAAGTATCTTGGACCTCCATTATTAGCGGCTTCTCGCAAAATGGGCATGGAAGGGAAGCCATTTCAATGTTCAAAGGGATGTCCACTACCCATATTAAACCTAATTGTTATACCTATGTTGGGGTTATTAGTGCCTGCACATGCCTAGATGATGCCTTTGCACAAGTTATAATGTTCCATGTCCATGTCTTAAAGCTTGGATTCAATACTAATAGTTTTGTGGTCAGTGCTTTAGTTGATTGTTATTCGAAACATGGAAGAATTGATCTTGCTAGATTGGTGTTTGATGAGGCTATACAGAGGGATAATATTTTACTCAATTCTATGATTTCTGGGTATTCTCAAAATAGCCTAGGTGAAGAGGCAGTGAAACTATTTGTGGAGATGAGGAATGAGAATTTGCGTCCGACTGACCATACTTTAAGTAGTATTTTGAATTCTTGTGGTAGCCTAACTGCACTGCAACTAGGAAGGCAGGTGTACTCTCTGGTCACTAAAATGGGTTCTGAAAATAATGAGTTTGTGGCTAGTGCT contains these protein-coding regions:
- the LOC123206191 gene encoding pentatricopeptide repeat-containing protein At3g12770-like — translated: MFVISRAIRFRASVFFKDICENYTSQAAHQLLDQIPVRSNVQPCDSLPKMSAPEALESFRRIISSGAKPTRFLLCTALNSCAKTLSWQLGLQIHVYMIKYGYEENLILSSALVDLYAKCGAMLDARSVFDGMKRHDQVSWTSIISGFSQNGHGREAISMFKGMSTTHIKPNCYTYVGVISACTCLDDAFAQVIMFHVHVLKLGFNTNSFVVSALVDCYSKHGRIDLARLVFDEAIQRDNILLNSMISGYSQNSLGEEAVKLFVEMRNENLRPTDHTLSSILNSCGSLTALQLGRQVYSLVTKMGSENNEFVASALIDMYSKCGHIVEARVIFDQTPVRNDVLWTSMIMGYAQSGKGSEALELFERLVTVEGYVPDKICFTAVLTACNHAGLLDKGVEYFNMMRDYGLVPDLDQYACLIDLYARNGHLKRARELMKNMPFEPNYVMWTSFLSSCKIYGEVELGKEAANELLKMEPGNAAPYVLLANIYATAGLWTDVVKVRKLMQQKGLRKSAGWSWVEVEKGVHIFSVGDAIHPQSQEIYDELGKLHLEVKEVGYMPKHLQELEDLACE